In Pungitius pungitius chromosome 2, fPunPun2.1, whole genome shotgun sequence, a single window of DNA contains:
- the dctn4 gene encoding dynactin subunit 4 isoform X2, producing MASLLQPDRVVYLVRGEKKIRAPLSQLYFCRYCSELRSLECVSHEVDSHYCPSCLENMPSAEAKLKKNRCANCFDCPCCMHTLSTRATNIPAPLPDDPTKTAMKKAYYLACGFCRWTSRDVGMADKSVASGGWQEPENPHTQRINKLIEYYQQLAHREKQDRDRKKMARRRQCMPLAFSEKYGLGTRLQRQRSGAPISSLSGLSLKEGEEQKEITIEPALALDEVEPLPEDCYTRPISLPEVTTLRQRLLQPDFQPAGASQLHPRHKHLLMKRSLRCRKCEHNLSKPEFNPTSIKFKIQLVAVSYIPEVRIMSIPNLRNMKESQVLLTLTNPVENITHVTLAPCEDEDPDDINSTAKVVVPSKELVLAGKDAAAEYDELAEPQDFQDDPDVVAFRKSNKIGFFIKVIPQKEGDADVTVSFKIRHDFRNLAAPVRPSEEGSDPAAEAIWLTHHVELRLGPLAP from the exons ATGGCGTCTCTTCTGCAGCCGGATAGAGTTGTCTATCTGGTTCGTGGGGAGAAAAAGATCAGAGCCCCTTTATCTCAACTTTATTTCTGTCGCTATTGTAGTGAGCTAAGGTCTCTGGAATGTGTGTCTCACGAG GTGGACTCTCACTATTGCCCAAGCTGTCTGGAGAACATGCCATCAGCGGAGGCTAAGCTTAAAAAGAACAG GTGTGCAAATTGCTTTGACTGCCCATGTTGCATGCACACACTGTCTACACGAGCCACCAACATCCCAGCCCCTCTGCCTGATGATCCCACTAAGACGGCCATGAAGAAGGCTTACTACTTGGCCTGTGGCTTCTGTCGCTGGACCTCCAGGGATGTGGGAATGGCTGACAAATCCGTTG CCAGTGGCGGATGGCAGGAGCCAGAGAACCCTCATACTCAGCGG ATCAACAAGCTGATCGAGTATTACCAGCAGCTGGCCCACAGAGAGAAGCAGGATAGGGATAGGAAGAAGATGGCCAGGAGGAGACAGTGCATGCCTCTGGCGTTCTCG GAAAAATATGGCCTTGGAACCAGACTGCAGAGGCAGAGGTCTGGAGCTCCCATATCAAGCCTGTCTGGGCTTTC CCTGAAAGAGGgcgaggagcagaaggagatcACCATTGAGCCTGCCCTGGCCCTCGATGAAGTGGAACCCCTGCCCGAGGATTGTTATACCCGGCCCATCAGCCTACCAGAGG TGACCACGCTGCGCCAGCGGCTGCTGCAGCCTGACTTCCAGCCCGCGGGCGCGTCTCAGCTCCACCCCAGACACAAGCACCTCCTGATGAAGCGCTCACTGCGCTGCAGG AAATGCGAGCACAACTTGAGCAAGCCGGAGTTTAATCCTACTTCGATCAAGTTTAAAATACAGCTAGTGGCTGT GAGTTATATCCCTGAAGTGAGAATTATGTCCATTCCAAATCTCCGGAACATGAAG GAGAGCCAGGTGCTGCTGACTCTGACCAACCCCGTGGAGAACATCACCCACGTCACATTGGCTCCTTGTGAGGACGAAGATCCCGATGACATCAACAGCACAGCTAAG gtggtgGTTCCCAGCAAAGAACTGGTCTTGGCAGGAAAGGACGCCGCTGCGGAGTACGACGAACTGGCTGAACCCCAGGACTTTCAGGATGACCCCGA TGTTGTTGCCTTCAGGAAATCCAACAAGATCGGGTTCTTCATCAAAGTGATCCCTCAGAAAGAAGGGGACGCGGACGTCACCGTTTCGTTTAAGATCCGACACGACTTCCGCAACCTGGCGGCCCCCGTCAGGCCGAGCGAGGAGGGATCCGACCCCGCCGCCGAGGCCATTTGGCTGACGCACCACGTGGAGCTGAGGCTGGGCCCGCTCGCTCCCTGA
- the dctn4 gene encoding dynactin subunit 4 isoform X1, whose translation MASLLQPDRVVYLVRGEKKIRAPLSQLYFCRYCSELRSLECVSHEVDSHYCPSCLENMPSAEAKLKKNRCANCFDCPCCMHTLSTRATNIPAPLPDDPTKTAMKKAYYLACGFCRWTSRDVGMADKSVASGGWQEPENPHTQRINKLIEYYQQLAHREKQDRDRKKMARRRQCMPLAFSQHTIHVVEKYGLGTRLQRQRSGAPISSLSGLSLKEGEEQKEITIEPALALDEVEPLPEDCYTRPISLPEVTTLRQRLLQPDFQPAGASQLHPRHKHLLMKRSLRCRKCEHNLSKPEFNPTSIKFKIQLVAVSYIPEVRIMSIPNLRNMKESQVLLTLTNPVENITHVTLAPCEDEDPDDINSTAKVVVPSKELVLAGKDAAAEYDELAEPQDFQDDPDVVAFRKSNKIGFFIKVIPQKEGDADVTVSFKIRHDFRNLAAPVRPSEEGSDPAAEAIWLTHHVELRLGPLAP comes from the exons ATGGCGTCTCTTCTGCAGCCGGATAGAGTTGTCTATCTGGTTCGTGGGGAGAAAAAGATCAGAGCCCCTTTATCTCAACTTTATTTCTGTCGCTATTGTAGTGAGCTAAGGTCTCTGGAATGTGTGTCTCACGAG GTGGACTCTCACTATTGCCCAAGCTGTCTGGAGAACATGCCATCAGCGGAGGCTAAGCTTAAAAAGAACAG GTGTGCAAATTGCTTTGACTGCCCATGTTGCATGCACACACTGTCTACACGAGCCACCAACATCCCAGCCCCTCTGCCTGATGATCCCACTAAGACGGCCATGAAGAAGGCTTACTACTTGGCCTGTGGCTTCTGTCGCTGGACCTCCAGGGATGTGGGAATGGCTGACAAATCCGTTG CCAGTGGCGGATGGCAGGAGCCAGAGAACCCTCATACTCAGCGG ATCAACAAGCTGATCGAGTATTACCAGCAGCTGGCCCACAGAGAGAAGCAGGATAGGGATAGGAAGAAGATGGCCAGGAGGAGACAGTGCATGCCTCTGGCGTTCTCG caacacACTATTCATGTGGTG GAAAAATATGGCCTTGGAACCAGACTGCAGAGGCAGAGGTCTGGAGCTCCCATATCAAGCCTGTCTGGGCTTTC CCTGAAAGAGGgcgaggagcagaaggagatcACCATTGAGCCTGCCCTGGCCCTCGATGAAGTGGAACCCCTGCCCGAGGATTGTTATACCCGGCCCATCAGCCTACCAGAGG TGACCACGCTGCGCCAGCGGCTGCTGCAGCCTGACTTCCAGCCCGCGGGCGCGTCTCAGCTCCACCCCAGACACAAGCACCTCCTGATGAAGCGCTCACTGCGCTGCAGG AAATGCGAGCACAACTTGAGCAAGCCGGAGTTTAATCCTACTTCGATCAAGTTTAAAATACAGCTAGTGGCTGT GAGTTATATCCCTGAAGTGAGAATTATGTCCATTCCAAATCTCCGGAACATGAAG GAGAGCCAGGTGCTGCTGACTCTGACCAACCCCGTGGAGAACATCACCCACGTCACATTGGCTCCTTGTGAGGACGAAGATCCCGATGACATCAACAGCACAGCTAAG gtggtgGTTCCCAGCAAAGAACTGGTCTTGGCAGGAAAGGACGCCGCTGCGGAGTACGACGAACTGGCTGAACCCCAGGACTTTCAGGATGACCCCGA TGTTGTTGCCTTCAGGAAATCCAACAAGATCGGGTTCTTCATCAAAGTGATCCCTCAGAAAGAAGGGGACGCGGACGTCACCGTTTCGTTTAAGATCCGACACGACTTCCGCAACCTGGCGGCCCCCGTCAGGCCGAGCGAGGAGGGATCCGACCCCGCCGCCGAGGCCATTTGGCTGACGCACCACGTGGAGCTGAGGCTGGGCCCGCTCGCTCCCTGA
- the gpx3 gene encoding glutathione peroxidase 3: MSPRVKASIGRGERSDRVATVSGKDGGMRPFFPLLLLGLLRPCAGETPLKQRCEFTDGTIYNYRAKTLNQSHTVNFSDLKGKSVLFINVATYUGYTFQYLELNALHEQMNPLGLTILGFPCDQFGKQEPGANHEILPGLKHVRPGNGFVPNFLLFEKGDVNGKDEQEVFTFLKSSCPPVGDLFGDTASMFWGPIKLSDIKWNFEKFLVGPDGKPVMRWHPSVSVAEVKADIHSHLLRLYTQQIFS, translated from the exons ATGTCACCAA gaGTCAAAGCATCCATCGGGAGAGGCGAACGCTCAGACCGAGTCGCCACCGTGTCGGGGAAGGACGGCGGGATGCGGCCCTTCtttccactgctgctgctcggtCTGCTGCGACCCTGCGCAGGCGAAACTCCACTCAAACAG CGCTGTGAATTCACAGATGGCACCATTTACAACTACCGTGCAAAGACCCTAAACCAGAGTCACACTGTGAACTTCAGTGACCTCAAGGGCAAGAGTGTCCTCTTCATCAACGTGGCCACGTACTGAGGTTACACCTTCCAGTACCTGG AACTGAATGCACTACACGAGCAGATGAATCCTCTCGGGCTAACTATTCTGGGCTTTCCCTGCGACCAGTTTGGGAAACAGGAACCAGGGGCAAACCATGAAATTCTTCCCGGTCTAAA GCATGTCCGACCGGGCAACGGATTTGTTCCAAACTTCCTGCTGTTTGAGAAAGGAGATGTGAACGGAAAAGACGAGCAGGAGGTTTTCACTTTCCTTAAG AGTTCCTGCCCTCCAGTCGGAGACCTCTTCGGCGACACCGCCAGTATGTTCTGGGGGCCCATTAAACTCAGCGACATCAAGTGGAACTTTGAAAAGTTCCTAGTGGGTCCGGACGGGAAGCCGGTGATGAGATGGCACCCGAGCGTCAGCGTCGCCGAGGTCAAAGCGGACATCCACAGTCATCTGCTCCGGCTGTACACGCAGCAGATTTTCAGCTAG